Proteins from a single region of Elusimicrobiota bacterium:
- a CDS encoding LOG family protein, translating into MRELKKGFAALLSACLVLSLSGEAFCQAAASSAQSATTAGTPVVPTAVAPSVQLAPLAAPNIAPLTNGLALPTPPSVQPTVQSAAAAATLKTPAANAAIIPAAEASKSLPLPAKDAILPAKASSDKKAPVSVLETTKTGQTEVSETLAEPGAGTEKTRAATGLLFEGRGRTGSTEEPVLDVSGTNGRKRSSLSPALPADKPLAGKSLLYVVSKVGGRDYLYEHMAALSKELGFELLVLGYPDQKDFAVSKGILPGNYYSADVGGHSADNLRAIVEQAKGIAKTRRIDAVKTYLNAYAQLEAELAEGLGVPGFSPEAVSAAHSKIRARELMNAYGDPSLHLPAFQAHSAAEAREAFKKIKAAGFEKAVAKPDSGGGGWGVTLDIDSPEAAEAAFRDIEGKIDELARTDPRKARSKQVDEKPPVLFEAQIPDGLMTDVEVVVREGKAVFTSVSYNPPALGNQERGTTYGLRLPKEMEELARAQALKSLDAVGLKTGNAHVEAILTLVGGKLAAPIVEINARMGGADIWASLKESYGVDVMREGLLAAFSLESRPEPRGEPVLLQHRFFIAKAAGTLKSVQGLPKEGGAVFLSELFLQPGAKVGEGDLLGNITVRGKDEASARDRLYELLKGVRFEIDTENGRIVVQDGLYGHDSSEGRTLAEDWVDRIDFQRAGALGRLRMLPRSFHLGFVPAWTVNAMAQEVQAVALPLFTASLFGLPAALMIAGIGYVMRVAGAWMGSAFMARFNPKWVNVAAILALAVSGLPIPIAAALGATNAVMFGLFLANSIVGGLVYGVNRGVAENLLPRMIIGNQNPAKLELGLNYAYQWVEVACIVMALFAAVPLLNLLGGPAMMVVSSIGIGLSTALYASLKFKEPWTKPAPAPKEGAESKPSAQEGSRLSWGEYLPYAFFRFMHFMVYGVLATVLALSVFSAPSAAGTMIGLYDGGSWLAGLLATLAFLPEKALGRKGWTVLGALAATAFVWSTFLQLPMLTFALAGLLGGLITINSNKWMTYYSEKLPQDKYRNLSKWMMTASIAAMLPIFMAVSASRLFPAVGAVLTMPAILFGVNVAVSALAALTIGLLMRKGASRSGPAPPEQAALKTPAGPSLRFLLPFSPTRIEYVDGEPYVTVYRGLRGGLNSAKASGTMGDMHYDDYAEPDEAGRFGSHIFTTLDPKTALSYLTRQISWATPRTLTLVKMRLPLNKALIAKRPKDILGRPADTDEYLRVMENRAYIWTGWRAWDRIREKELVWDLAELGGSLADPRFAVETLSVPVEKDAKTGRWESLDAWWAAADRVKAAWKTGAWRPSVDAPRPKTFADIPAFDERYAAHASRAMTVTVLGSSRTDEKILAAMAVAAKVAAELIARGYNILSGCGNAGVMGAAFEAAAVGSQEKPREGVVPGENLAIVRIPTWGDEDIVRSRAIGTAESESARVGQFAKASDHFLLFPGGASSLEEVSALIDGNDLGAAPKRIILVGKEYYRGLSEQYARAHAQGLLAHRPEELFSVVDSADEILALVGTPLKIAPAKRKAAGGSSVRREGDAYVVTPGPDALKEATRLIALNKYRGKAPKMDIRLVGRDFFAGLLAQYDRLAADGLLQAQPEDLFSVVD; encoded by the coding sequence GTGCGTGAACTGAAGAAGGGCTTCGCCGCGCTCCTCTCGGCCTGCCTGGTCCTTTCCTTATCAGGGGAGGCGTTCTGTCAGGCCGCGGCCAGCTCCGCCCAATCGGCGACGACCGCGGGGACCCCCGTCGTACCGACCGCGGTCGCGCCGTCGGTCCAGCTCGCACCGCTCGCGGCTCCGAACATCGCGCCGCTCACCAACGGGCTCGCCCTCCCGACCCCGCCCTCCGTCCAGCCGACGGTCCAGAGCGCCGCGGCCGCTGCGACCCTCAAGACCCCGGCCGCGAACGCCGCGATCATCCCGGCAGCCGAAGCATCGAAGTCCCTCCCGCTCCCGGCGAAGGACGCGATCCTTCCCGCCAAGGCCTCCTCCGACAAGAAGGCTCCGGTCTCCGTCCTTGAAACGACGAAGACCGGCCAGACCGAGGTCTCCGAGACCCTCGCCGAGCCCGGCGCGGGGACGGAGAAGACCCGCGCGGCGACCGGACTTCTCTTCGAAGGCCGCGGAAGGACAGGCTCCACCGAAGAGCCTGTCCTCGATGTCTCGGGCACGAACGGGCGGAAGCGCTCCTCGCTGTCCCCGGCCTTGCCCGCGGACAAGCCGCTCGCGGGGAAATCCTTGCTCTACGTCGTCTCCAAGGTCGGCGGCCGCGACTACCTCTACGAGCACATGGCGGCGCTCTCGAAAGAGCTCGGCTTCGAGCTCCTCGTCCTCGGCTACCCGGACCAGAAGGACTTCGCCGTCTCGAAGGGGATCCTCCCCGGCAACTACTACTCCGCCGACGTCGGCGGCCACTCCGCCGACAACCTGCGCGCGATCGTGGAGCAGGCGAAGGGCATCGCGAAGACCCGCCGCATCGACGCGGTGAAGACCTACCTCAACGCCTACGCCCAGCTCGAGGCCGAACTGGCCGAGGGGCTCGGGGTCCCCGGCTTCTCGCCGGAGGCCGTGAGCGCCGCGCATTCGAAGATCCGGGCCCGCGAACTCATGAACGCCTACGGCGACCCGAGCCTCCACCTGCCCGCCTTCCAGGCGCACAGCGCGGCCGAGGCCCGCGAGGCCTTCAAGAAGATCAAGGCCGCCGGCTTCGAGAAGGCCGTGGCCAAGCCCGACTCGGGCGGCGGCGGCTGGGGCGTGACGCTGGACATCGACAGCCCGGAGGCCGCCGAGGCCGCCTTCCGCGACATCGAGGGGAAGATCGACGAGCTCGCCCGCACGGACCCGCGCAAGGCCCGCAGCAAGCAGGTCGACGAGAAGCCCCCGGTGCTCTTCGAGGCGCAGATCCCCGACGGGCTCATGACCGATGTCGAGGTCGTCGTGCGCGAAGGCAAGGCCGTCTTCACCTCCGTGAGCTACAACCCGCCCGCCCTCGGGAACCAGGAGCGCGGCACGACCTACGGCCTGCGGCTGCCGAAGGAGATGGAAGAGCTCGCCCGCGCCCAGGCCCTCAAGTCCCTCGACGCCGTCGGCCTCAAGACCGGCAACGCGCACGTCGAGGCCATCCTCACGCTGGTGGGCGGGAAGCTCGCCGCGCCCATCGTCGAGATCAACGCCCGCATGGGCGGCGCCGACATCTGGGCGAGCCTCAAGGAATCCTACGGGGTGGACGTCATGCGCGAGGGCCTGCTCGCGGCCTTCTCGCTCGAGAGCCGCCCCGAGCCGCGCGGCGAGCCGGTCCTCCTCCAGCACCGCTTCTTCATCGCGAAGGCCGCCGGCACGCTCAAGAGCGTGCAGGGCCTCCCGAAGGAGGGGGGAGCCGTCTTCCTCTCCGAGCTCTTCCTCCAGCCGGGCGCCAAGGTCGGCGAGGGCGACCTCCTCGGCAACATCACCGTCCGCGGCAAGGACGAGGCCTCCGCGCGCGACCGCCTCTACGAGCTCCTCAAGGGCGTGCGCTTCGAGATCGATACGGAGAACGGCCGGATCGTCGTCCAGGACGGACTCTACGGCCACGATTCGAGCGAGGGCCGCACCCTCGCCGAGGACTGGGTCGACCGCATCGACTTCCAGCGCGCGGGCGCCCTCGGCCGCCTGCGCATGCTGCCGCGCTCCTTCCACCTCGGGTTCGTCCCGGCCTGGACCGTCAACGCGATGGCGCAGGAGGTGCAGGCGGTGGCCCTGCCGCTGTTCACCGCATCGCTCTTCGGCCTGCCCGCCGCGCTCATGATCGCGGGCATCGGCTACGTCATGCGCGTCGCCGGCGCCTGGATGGGCTCGGCCTTCATGGCCCGCTTCAACCCGAAGTGGGTCAACGTCGCCGCCATCCTCGCGCTCGCCGTCTCCGGCCTCCCCATCCCCATCGCCGCGGCGCTCGGAGCGACGAACGCCGTGATGTTCGGGCTCTTCCTCGCCAACTCCATCGTCGGCGGCCTCGTCTACGGCGTCAACCGCGGCGTCGCCGAGAACCTCCTTCCGCGCATGATCATCGGCAACCAGAACCCCGCGAAGCTCGAGCTCGGCCTCAACTACGCCTACCAGTGGGTCGAGGTCGCCTGCATCGTCATGGCCCTCTTCGCCGCGGTGCCGCTGCTCAACCTCCTGGGCGGACCGGCGATGATGGTGGTCTCGAGCATCGGCATCGGCCTCTCGACGGCTCTTTACGCCTCCCTCAAGTTCAAGGAGCCCTGGACGAAGCCCGCTCCCGCGCCCAAGGAGGGGGCCGAGTCGAAGCCTTCGGCGCAGGAAGGCTCCCGGCTCTCCTGGGGGGAGTACCTGCCCTACGCCTTCTTCCGCTTCATGCACTTCATGGTCTACGGCGTGCTCGCGACGGTGCTGGCGCTGAGCGTGTTCTCGGCGCCCTCGGCCGCCGGGACGATGATCGGACTCTACGACGGGGGGAGCTGGCTCGCGGGCCTGCTCGCCACCCTCGCCTTCCTGCCCGAGAAGGCGCTGGGCCGCAAGGGCTGGACCGTGCTCGGCGCGCTCGCGGCGACCGCCTTCGTCTGGTCCACCTTCCTCCAACTGCCGATGCTCACCTTCGCGCTGGCGGGGCTCCTGGGCGGGCTCATCACCATCAACTCGAACAAGTGGATGACCTACTACTCCGAGAAGCTCCCCCAGGACAAGTACCGCAACCTCTCGAAGTGGATGATGACGGCGAGCATCGCCGCGATGCTGCCCATCTTCATGGCCGTGAGCGCCTCGCGCCTCTTCCCTGCCGTGGGCGCCGTGCTCACGATGCCGGCCATCCTCTTCGGCGTCAACGTCGCGGTCAGCGCGCTCGCCGCGCTCACGATCGGCCTTCTGATGCGCAAGGGCGCGTCGAGATCCGGACCCGCGCCGCCCGAACAGGCCGCTCTCAAGACGCCCGCCGGCCCCTCCCTCCGCTTCCTCCTCCCCTTCTCCCCGACCCGCATCGAATACGTCGACGGCGAACCCTACGTGACGGTCTATCGCGGCCTGCGCGGCGGCCTGAACTCGGCCAAGGCCTCGGGCACGATGGGCGACATGCACTACGACGACTACGCCGAGCCCGACGAAGCGGGCCGCTTCGGCTCCCATATCTTCACGACGCTCGACCCCAAGACGGCCCTCAGCTACCTCACCCGCCAGATCTCCTGGGCCACCCCGCGCACGCTGACCCTCGTGAAGATGCGCCTGCCGCTGAACAAAGCGCTCATCGCGAAGCGCCCGAAGGACATCCTCGGCCGCCCGGCGGACACGGACGAATACCTGCGCGTGATGGAGAACCGCGCCTACATCTGGACCGGCTGGCGGGCTTGGGACCGCATCCGAGAGAAGGAGCTCGTCTGGGACCTGGCCGAGCTGGGCGGCTCGCTCGCAGACCCGCGCTTCGCCGTGGAGACCCTCTCGGTCCCCGTCGAGAAAGACGCGAAGACCGGCCGCTGGGAATCGCTCGACGCGTGGTGGGCCGCCGCCGACCGCGTGAAGGCCGCCTGGAAGACCGGCGCCTGGAGGCCCTCCGTGGACGCGCCCCGCCCCAAGACCTTCGCCGACATCCCGGCCTTCGACGAGCGCTACGCAGCGCACGCCTCGCGCGCGATGACCGTGACCGTGCTGGGCAGCTCGCGCACCGACGAGAAGATCCTCGCCGCCATGGCCGTCGCGGCGAAGGTGGCCGCCGAGCTCATCGCCCGCGGCTACAACATCCTCTCCGGCTGCGGGAACGCCGGCGTCATGGGCGCGGCCTTCGAGGCCGCGGCCGTCGGCTCCCAGGAGAAGCCGCGCGAGGGCGTCGTGCCGGGGGAGAACCTCGCCATCGTCCGCATCCCGACCTGGGGCGACGAGGACATCGTCCGCTCCCGCGCCATCGGCACCGCCGAGTCCGAGAGCGCCCGCGTCGGGCAGTTCGCGAAGGCCTCGGACCACTTCCTCCTGTTCCCCGGCGGCGCCTCGTCGCTCGAGGAGGTCTCGGCGCTCATCGACGGCAACGACCTCGGCGCCGCGCCCAAGCGCATCATCCTCGTCGGCAAGGAGTACTACCGCGGCTTGAGCGAGCAGTATGCACGGGCCCACGCGCAGGGCCTGCTCGCGCACCGCCCCGAGGAGCTCTTCTCGGTCGTCGACTCGGCCGACGAGATCCTCGCCCTGGTCGGGACGCCGCTCAAGATCGCGCCCGCGAAGCGCAAAGCGGCGGGGGGAAGCTCCGTCCGCCGGGAAGGGGACGCCTACGTCGTGACGCCCGGCCCCGACGCGCTCAAGGAAGCGACCCGGCTCATCGCGCTCAACAAGTACCGGGGCAAGGCGCCGAAGATGGACATCCGCCTCGTCGGCCGGGACTTCTTCGCCGGCCTCCTCGCGCAGTACGACCGCCTCGCCGCCGACGGCCTCCTCCAGGCGCAGCCCGAAGACCTCTTCAGCGTCGTCGACTAG
- a CDS encoding response regulator, producing the protein MNDDIRPLILVIDDDLGIREALAGTLKNDYRVQPLAYGEDTLERAVALRPALILLDILLPGISGFEVCRQLRERAETRTTPVLFMTAMNPEESFKESVSAGGDAWISKPFTPEQLLGRIRELLTAPPERKGDGV; encoded by the coding sequence ATGAACGACGACATCCGCCCCCTCATCCTCGTCATCGACGACGACCTGGGGATCCGCGAGGCCCTCGCGGGGACCCTGAAGAACGACTACCGCGTCCAGCCCCTCGCCTACGGGGAGGACACCCTCGAGCGCGCCGTCGCGCTGCGCCCGGCCCTCATCCTCCTCGACATCCTCCTGCCCGGCATCAGCGGCTTCGAGGTCTGCCGGCAACTGCGCGAGCGCGCGGAGACGCGGACGACCCCGGTGCTCTTCATGACCGCCATGAACCCCGAGGAGTCCTTCAAGGAGAGCGTCAGCGCGGGCGGGGACGCGTGGATCTCCAAGCCCTTCACGCCCGAGCAGCTCCTCGGCCGCATCCGCGAGCTGCTCACGGCGCCGCCGGAGAGGAAGGGAGACGGTGTATAA
- a CDS encoding nitronate monooxygenase — MGIDVSSVELVSTVANHPSGRCSGSLSATALPEVYARILQLGDPEGKVREAFEACGRAAPALAAEIDALYRRFHIAGGKAADAFFRGPSMAGMTPPRDVQILTVAATFAHVWRAKKAAPGRPIGINFLRKIDRILLFGIYGAMLGRADWIVMGAGDPGDIPAIMNAFARHEPAELAVPVAAVPRGTHRIRFDPKDLVGNMAPPPRPAFYAIVSSHLQARALALSAEKRPEGFVIEGPTAGGHNAPPVKGGRDARGYCVYGPEDDADLSAVAALGLPFWIGGSCGYPECLKGMGPWHRRIQVGTLFALSKESGMAPEVRHQVLELIWKRRLEVATMANASPSMYPFKVALAPGTLGDDTVYAARKRVCDVGHLRSWRFHGDELVGLCPANDPERYTGSGGPAWRTKGSMCLCNGLLAARGLSLEGETPVVTLGDIGSVRILQNRLRRIEYTASEAVDYLLS; from the coding sequence ATGGGCATCGACGTGTCCAGCGTCGAGCTCGTTTCGACCGTCGCCAATCACCCCTCCGGCCGCTGTTCCGGCAGCCTCTCCGCCACGGCCCTCCCCGAGGTGTACGCGCGCATCCTTCAGCTCGGCGACCCTGAAGGAAAGGTGCGCGAAGCCTTCGAGGCCTGCGGTCGCGCCGCGCCCGCGCTCGCCGCCGAGATCGACGCGCTCTACCGGCGCTTCCACATCGCCGGCGGCAAGGCCGCCGACGCCTTCTTCCGCGGGCCCTCCATGGCGGGGATGACCCCTCCGCGCGACGTCCAGATCCTGACGGTGGCCGCGACCTTCGCGCACGTCTGGCGCGCGAAGAAGGCCGCGCCCGGCCGGCCCATCGGCATCAACTTCCTTCGAAAGATCGACCGCATCCTCCTTTTCGGCATCTACGGCGCCATGCTCGGCCGCGCCGACTGGATCGTCATGGGCGCCGGCGACCCCGGCGACATCCCGGCCATCATGAACGCCTTCGCCCGCCACGAGCCCGCCGAGCTCGCCGTGCCCGTCGCCGCCGTCCCGCGCGGCACGCATCGCATCCGCTTCGACCCCAAAGACCTCGTCGGGAACATGGCGCCGCCGCCGCGTCCCGCCTTCTACGCCATCGTGAGCTCGCACCTGCAGGCGCGCGCGCTGGCGCTCTCGGCCGAGAAGCGGCCCGAGGGCTTCGTCATCGAGGGCCCCACCGCGGGCGGGCACAACGCCCCCCCCGTGAAGGGCGGACGCGACGCGCGCGGCTATTGCGTCTACGGGCCCGAGGACGACGCCGACCTCTCGGCCGTCGCGGCCCTCGGCCTTCCCTTCTGGATCGGCGGCTCCTGCGGCTACCCCGAGTGCCTCAAGGGCATGGGGCCGTGGCATCGGCGCATCCAGGTCGGCACGCTCTTCGCGCTCTCGAAGGAATCGGGGATGGCGCCGGAAGTGCGCCATCAGGTCCTCGAACTCATCTGGAAGCGCAGACTCGAGGTGGCGACGATGGCCAACGCCTCCCCCAGCATGTACCCCTTCAAGGTCGCGCTCGCGCCGGGCACCCTCGGCGACGACACCGTCTACGCCGCGCGCAAGCGCGTCTGCGACGTGGGCCACCTGCGCAGCTGGCGCTTCCACGGCGACGAGCTCGTCGGCCTCTGCCCGGCCAACGATCCCGAGCGCTACACCGGTTCCGGCGGGCCCGCCTGGCGCACGAAGGGCTCCATGTGCCTCTGCAACGGCCTGCTCGCCGCCCGCGGCCTGAGTCTCGAGGGCGAGACGCCCGTCGTCACGCTCGGAGACATCGGCTCGGTGCGCATCCTGCAGAACCGTCTGCGGCGCATCGAGTACACCGCCTCCGAAGCCGTCGACTACCTCCTGTCCTAG
- a CDS encoding oligopeptide transporter, OPT family, translating into MADFKPYIDDASEIAEFSLKAVLLGAFFGVVFGASTVYLALRAGLTVSASIPIAVLAIAVFKKAGKSTILENNIVQTIGSAGESIAAGVVFTVPALIFLSNGEQYFQYFQILTLALVGGILGVLFMIPLRRALIVKEHGALPYPEGTACAEVLIAGEKGGNLASRVFSGLWTSIAYKLLMSVFGLWKDTPTWISARTSQLPNMMVSSEITPEYLGVGYIIGPLGSAQIVAGGVLSWMVLIPLITLFGDGLQSVLLPGWKGMLISQMSPMEVYRGYVRYIGAGAVAAGGLFTLVRTIPTIVSSAAGSFKDLRGTKGGPALKRTERDIPMSYVLYGSVGLALAMSVLPQFPGTFPSTLIMSLLVLVFGFFFVTVSSRIVGIIGSSSNPISGMTIGTLMATCLIFVALGWTGEAYQAIALFVGAVVCIAAANAGATSQDLKTGYLIGATPWKQQLGLLIGVLASVLVIGMTLFLLHKSPYGPIGSEKLSAPQATLMATLIKGLLARELPWGLVFVGMFISTFVELLGVRSLPVAVGVYLPLSTTAPIFAGGVIHAFVGWATRKKTETESELSSGMLYSTGLVAGGSLAGIAIAVVAGVQDGRFARILDLGTKFDTIARFGARADLISVACFLFMGALLYRAAAKPLHR; encoded by the coding sequence ATGGCGGACTTCAAGCCCTACATCGACGACGCCTCCGAGATCGCCGAATTCTCGCTGAAGGCCGTGCTGCTCGGGGCCTTCTTCGGGGTCGTCTTCGGAGCGTCCACCGTCTACCTCGCCCTGCGCGCGGGACTGACCGTCTCGGCCTCCATCCCGATCGCCGTGCTCGCCATCGCGGTCTTCAAGAAGGCGGGCAAGTCCACCATCCTCGAGAACAACATCGTGCAGACCATCGGCTCGGCCGGCGAATCCATCGCCGCCGGAGTGGTCTTCACCGTGCCGGCCCTCATCTTCCTGAGCAACGGCGAGCAGTACTTCCAGTACTTCCAGATCCTGACCCTCGCGCTCGTCGGCGGCATCCTCGGAGTCCTCTTCATGATCCCGCTGCGCCGCGCCCTCATCGTCAAGGAGCACGGCGCCCTGCCCTACCCCGAAGGGACGGCCTGCGCCGAGGTGCTCATCGCCGGCGAGAAGGGAGGGAACCTCGCCAGCCGCGTCTTCTCCGGCCTGTGGACCTCCATCGCCTACAAGCTCCTCATGAGCGTCTTCGGCCTCTGGAAGGACACTCCGACCTGGATCAGCGCGCGCACGAGCCAGCTCCCCAACATGATGGTCTCCTCGGAGATCACCCCCGAGTATCTCGGCGTGGGCTACATCATCGGCCCGCTGGGCTCGGCCCAGATCGTCGCCGGCGGCGTGCTCTCCTGGATGGTGCTCATCCCGCTCATCACCCTCTTCGGCGACGGCCTGCAGTCCGTGCTCCTGCCCGGCTGGAAGGGCATGCTCATCTCGCAGATGTCCCCGATGGAGGTCTACCGCGGCTACGTGCGCTACATCGGCGCCGGCGCGGTCGCGGCGGGCGGCCTCTTCACGCTGGTCCGCACCATCCCCACCATCGTCTCCTCGGCGGCGGGGAGCTTCAAGGACCTGCGCGGCACGAAGGGCGGCCCGGCGCTCAAGCGCACGGAGCGCGACATCCCGATGAGCTACGTGCTCTACGGCTCCGTCGGCCTGGCGCTCGCCATGTCGGTGCTGCCGCAGTTCCCCGGGACCTTCCCGTCGACGCTCATCATGTCCCTGCTCGTGCTCGTCTTCGGCTTCTTCTTCGTCACCGTCTCGAGCCGCATCGTGGGCATCATCGGCTCCTCCTCGAACCCCATCTCGGGGATGACCATCGGCACGCTCATGGCGACCTGCCTCATCTTCGTCGCCCTGGGCTGGACCGGCGAGGCCTACCAGGCCATCGCCCTCTTCGTCGGCGCGGTCGTCTGCATCGCCGCGGCCAACGCCGGCGCCACGAGCCAGGACCTCAAGACCGGCTACCTCATCGGCGCGACGCCCTGGAAGCAGCAGCTCGGCCTCCTCATCGGCGTGCTCGCTTCGGTGCTGGTCATCGGCATGACGCTCTTCCTCCTGCACAAGTCGCCCTACGGACCCATCGGCTCCGAGAAGCTCTCGGCGCCGCAGGCGACGCTCATGGCGACCCTCATCAAGGGCCTGCTCGCGCGCGAGCTGCCCTGGGGCCTCGTCTTCGTGGGCATGTTCATCTCGACCTTCGTCGAGCTGCTCGGCGTGCGCTCGCTGCCGGTGGCCGTCGGCGTGTACCTGCCGCTCTCGACGACCGCGCCGATCTTCGCCGGAGGCGTCATCCACGCCTTCGTCGGCTGGGCGACCAGGAAGAAGACCGAGACCGAGAGCGAGCTCAGCTCGGGCATGCTCTACTCGACGGGCCTGGTGGCCGGCGGCTCGCTGGCCGGCATCGCCATCGCGGTCGTGGCCGGGGTGCAGGACGGCCGCTTCGCGAGGATCCTCGACCTCGGGACGAAGTTCGACACCATCGCGCGCTTCGGAGCGCGCGCCGACCTCATCTCGGTGGCCTGCTTCCTGTTCATGGGCGCCCTGCTCTACCGCGCCGCCGCGAAGCCGCTCCATCGCTGA
- a CDS encoding radical SAM protein: MAHGRPAREKASADRPRRARVALIVPPAETRNNECFPVPNISIPTLAAHLRRKRIDTTLHDFDVPFHLKVKPAHPWTDFSLLRDPHAVARWLSGKLKGKGARSLEAAAAALAPLCDALPEADLYGLTLADLKTPFLLNAAALLADEIRRRTGKPVVIGHKDVSKQLYYEILRDYPCFDYAVVIQGERELEQLAHAVVERERRLPFNVYRRTSSGRVLKGVMQGHYPPLTFPDYRGYPLELYRRTGRRILASYNASGPAFRRLLAEHGGREQLVLMSRFESHCAGQCIFCSSQTRSDRRTPAEVVEHLRALKDQGATGVYFINANFNNHYDFALELCGRMVRARLGLQWCDCVNFRQLDERLLEKMRESGAVKLTFGLETGSARLLRYIRKGTTPERASRFLRRSHALGIWNHIEIIGGLPTETPADVADTVRFLEEHRDCIDVHSLNPFYLYPGSPLYRTPGRFGVSLRPAPAGALDPFSADEFVSAYSERFDEVGGLSWEAKDRQIMDSTRAVTETLERIQPTLEVDSVHIELLMFLYSVFGHARKGVISRLVRLATRRFKPFGSDQFLSPSNAVKTRYRRVLRPRVRAGKEAA, translated from the coding sequence ATGGCACACGGTCGCCCGGCGCGGGAGAAAGCGTCCGCGGACCGCCCGCGCAGGGCGAGAGTCGCGCTCATCGTCCCGCCGGCCGAGACGCGCAACAACGAGTGCTTCCCCGTCCCGAACATCTCGATCCCGACGCTGGCGGCCCACCTGCGCCGCAAGCGCATCGACACGACGCTCCACGACTTCGACGTGCCCTTCCATCTCAAGGTGAAGCCGGCGCACCCCTGGACCGACTTCTCGCTGCTGCGCGACCCGCACGCGGTCGCCCGGTGGCTCTCCGGGAAGCTCAAGGGAAAGGGCGCCCGTTCCCTCGAGGCGGCCGCCGCGGCCCTCGCGCCGCTCTGCGACGCCCTTCCCGAGGCCGACCTCTACGGCCTCACCCTGGCCGACCTCAAGACGCCGTTCCTGCTCAACGCGGCCGCGCTCCTCGCCGACGAGATCCGCCGGCGCACGGGCAAGCCGGTCGTCATCGGGCACAAGGACGTCTCCAAGCAGCTCTACTACGAGATCCTGCGCGACTATCCCTGCTTCGACTACGCCGTCGTCATCCAGGGAGAGCGCGAGCTCGAGCAGCTCGCGCACGCCGTCGTCGAGCGCGAGCGCCGCCTGCCCTTCAACGTCTACCGCCGTACGTCCTCGGGCCGCGTCCTCAAGGGCGTCATGCAGGGCCACTATCCGCCGCTGACCTTCCCCGACTACCGCGGCTACCCGCTCGAGCTCTACCGGCGCACGGGGCGGCGCATCCTGGCGAGCTACAACGCCTCCGGCCCCGCCTTCCGCCGCCTCCTCGCCGAGCACGGGGGCAGGGAGCAGCTCGTGCTCATGAGCCGCTTCGAGTCCCACTGCGCGGGGCAGTGCATCTTCTGCTCGAGCCAGACCCGCAGCGACCGCCGCACCCCGGCCGAGGTCGTCGAGCACCTGCGCGCGCTCAAGGACCAGGGCGCCACCGGCGTCTACTTCATCAACGCGAACTTCAACAACCACTACGACTTCGCCCTCGAGCTCTGCGGGCGCATGGTCCGCGCGCGGCTCGGCCTGCAGTGGTGCGACTGCGTGAACTTCCGCCAGCTCGACGAACGCCTCCTCGAGAAGATGCGGGAATCGGGCGCGGTGAAGCTGACCTTCGGGCTCGAGACGGGCAGCGCGCGCCTGCTGCGCTACATCCGCAAGGGGACGACCCCCGAGCGCGCCTCGCGCTTCCTGCGCCGCTCCCACGCGCTGGGGATCTGGAACCACATCGAGATCATCGGCGGCCTGCCCACGGAGACCCCCGCGGACGTCGCGGACACCGTGCGCTTCCTCGAGGAGCACCGCGACTGCATCGACGTGCACTCTCTCAACCCTTTCTACCTCTACCCCGGCTCGCCGCTCTACCGCACCCCGGGGCGCTTCGGCGTGTCCCTGCGTCCGGCGCCGGCCGGCGCCCTCGACCCGTTCTCCGCCGACGAGTTCGTCAGCGCCTACTCCGAGCGCTTCGACGAGGTGGGGGGGCTCTCCTGGGAGGCGAAGGACCGCCAGATCATGGACTCGACGCGCGCGGTCACCGAGACGCTCGAGCGCATCCAGCCGACCCTCGAGGTGGACAGCGTCCACATCGAGCTCCTGATGTTCCTCTACTCCGTCTTCGGCCACGCGCGCAAGGGCGTCATCTCGCGCCTCGTGCGCCTGGCGACCCGCCGCTTCAAGCCCTTCGGCTCCGACCAGTTCCTCTCGCCGTCCAACGCCGTCAAAACGCGCTACCGGCGCGTGCTCAGACCCCGCGTCCGCGCGGGGAAGGAGGCCGCATGA
- a CDS encoding response regulator: MGWFFGKKKGQRTVLVADDDVVIRGLLGNLLESQGWRVVEAADGAQAVRIAASEVPDLILLDVNMPQLTGPECIANIRKDPRLKDVPIIMCSAQDRFDTVEQCLSLGARDYIVKPFEMKAVLAKIAKVLPPPPATP, translated from the coding sequence ATGGGCTGGTTCTTCGGGAAGAAGAAGGGGCAGCGGACCGTCCTCGTCGCCGACGACGACGTGGTCATCCGCGGCCTGCTCGGGAACCTGCTCGAGTCCCAGGGCTGGCGGGTCGTCGAGGCGGCCGACGGCGCGCAGGCGGTCCGCATCGCGGCCTCCGAGGTCCCCGACCTCATCCTCCTCGACGTCAACATGCCGCAGCTCACCGGGCCCGAGTGCATCGCGAACATCCGCAAGGATCCGCGCCTCAAGGACGTCCCCATCATCATGTGCTCCGCCCAGGACCGCTTCGACACCGTCGAGCAGTGCCTCTCGCTCGGCGCGCGCGACTACATCGTGAAGCCCTTCGAGATGAAGGCCGTGCTCGCCAAGATCGCGAAGGTCCTGCCGCCGCCGCCCGCGACCCCCTGA